Proteins encoded together in one Desulfosporosinus meridiei DSM 13257 window:
- a CDS encoding B12-binding domain-containing radical SAM protein produces MKIKLIQPKMSLRPMDSEFKRLMSPSLSLLVLAALTPKEHSIIIEDENANLLNLEDSPDLVGITVNIDTSNRGYQIAEYYRKKKVPVILGGIHVSANPEEALQFADSICIGEAENLWLDILSDVSLGQLKPKYYSTIIADPSKIPIPRWSLTPSGKYLYTNIIVASRGCPFKCEFCYNSCDYVHHQYRNRPIANVLEEIKQLKTKHVMFIDDNLIGDIGWTRAFLEEIKPLGLKWNAAVSANILNHLDVLDQMQESGCQSLFIGFESINEQSIRSVQKFQNKRENYERLIHELHKRGIMVNASLVFGFDHDSPQVFQNTLDWLVKNKVETMTAHILTPYPGTILYERFFSEGRIVDFDLSHYNTANVVFSPKQMSQKELLEGYLWIYKEFYSFKNIFKRIPDHPKQKVPYLLFSLIYRKFGKLISKIASLGFMSSVGRLARKLSYHIE; encoded by the coding sequence ATGAAAATTAAATTAATCCAGCCAAAAATGAGTCTTAGACCCATGGATTCAGAATTTAAACGCTTAATGTCACCTTCCTTGTCCCTATTAGTATTAGCTGCTCTTACTCCGAAGGAACATTCAATAATCATTGAAGATGAAAATGCTAATCTACTTAACTTAGAGGATTCCCCAGATCTAGTTGGAATTACAGTGAATATTGATACTTCTAATCGAGGGTATCAAATTGCTGAGTATTATCGCAAGAAAAAGGTCCCAGTCATCCTGGGCGGGATTCATGTCAGTGCAAATCCTGAAGAAGCCTTACAGTTTGCGGATTCTATTTGTATCGGAGAGGCTGAAAACCTTTGGCTTGATATTCTTTCCGACGTAAGTCTAGGTCAACTAAAACCTAAGTATTATTCCACGATAATAGCTGATCCCAGCAAAATACCTATTCCACGCTGGAGTCTAACTCCCTCTGGAAAATACCTCTATACTAATATCATTGTTGCCAGCCGTGGATGCCCCTTTAAATGTGAATTCTGCTATAATAGCTGCGATTATGTACATCATCAATATCGCAATCGGCCAATAGCCAATGTCCTTGAGGAGATAAAACAGCTAAAAACCAAACACGTCATGTTCATTGATGATAACCTTATTGGGGATATTGGCTGGACCAGAGCATTTCTTGAGGAAATTAAACCCCTTGGTCTCAAATGGAATGCAGCTGTATCTGCTAATATACTCAATCATCTGGATGTATTAGATCAAATGCAAGAGAGTGGTTGTCAAAGCCTATTTATTGGCTTCGAGTCAATTAATGAACAGTCCATTCGAAGTGTTCAAAAGTTCCAAAATAAACGAGAAAATTATGAGCGCTTGATTCATGAGCTGCATAAGCGAGGTATTATGGTAAATGCCAGCCTTGTCTTTGGTTTTGATCATGATTCTCCCCAAGTTTTTCAAAACACTCTGGACTGGTTGGTTAAAAACAAAGTCGAAACAATGACAGCTCACATTCTCACACCGTATCCAGGTACAATTTTATATGAAAGGTTCTTTTCAGAGGGAAGGATTGTTGATTTTGATTTAAGCCATTATAACACTGCCAACGTTGTCTTTTCCCCTAAACAGATGAGTCAGAAAGAATTACTAGAGGGGTATTTGTGGATTTACAAAGAGTTCTACTCATTTAAAAATATTTTTAAAAGAATACCTGACCATCCGAAGCAAAAAGTGCCATATCTGTTATTTAGTTTAATCTATCGTAAATTTGGGAAATTAATTTCTAAAATTGCTAGTTTGGGTTTTATGAGTTCTGTTGGTAGATTAGCAAGGAAGCTTTCTTATCATATTGAGTAA
- a CDS encoding helix-turn-helix domain-containing protein, which translates to MAIIINIDVMLAKRKMSVTELSERVGITMANLSILKNGKAKAIRLTTLEGICKALECQPGDILEYKNDQDN; encoded by the coding sequence ATGGCGATTATAATTAATATTGACGTGATGTTGGCTAAAAGAAAAATGAGCGTTACAGAACTTTCGGAGAGAGTTGGAATAACAATGGCTAACCTTTCTATTCTAAAAAATGGGAAAGCCAAAGCGATTCGATTAACAACGTTAGAGGGGATTTGTAAAGCTTTAGAATGTCAGCCTGGAGATATTTTAGAATACAAAAATGACCAAGACAATTAA